A single region of the Sorghum bicolor cultivar BTx623 chromosome 7, Sorghum_bicolor_NCBIv3, whole genome shotgun sequence genome encodes:
- the LOC8072181 gene encoding BTB/POZ and MATH domain-containing protein 2, protein MAFRPPMDRPIGICFGRGRIARCGGAPVTPQPSPSALPPPMPKTASRCVVEASRGAHVFEVADYSLHKGIGVGRSIRSATFDVGGYEWSVLFYPDGKAENAEDCVAVGLELMTADAGVVRASYQFGLISQTTGEPWFVAESRTVEFHTHTIWSRRDLMKRNQLEASQYLRDDRLAIQCAVTVVKETRVLEARAVPEIDVPPSDLVADMGRLLDQGDGADITFEVQGESFPAHRTVLASRSQVFRAELHGQMKERSVDRIVISDMQPAVFRALLRFIYTDALPPMDDLSKDDSLEITRHLLVAADRYAMERLKLICAQILSKSLDVESVTTTLALADRHNCSGLKDACIEFIISSNKMDDVTKTQGFANLKRSCPCVLVEVLEKAGKLRKI, encoded by the coding sequence atgGCATTTCGCCCTCCCATGGACCGACCAATCGGCATCTGCTTCGGGAGGGGGAGGATCGCACGCTGCGGCGGCGCCCCCGTGACGCCGCAGCCGTCTCCATCCGCACTTCCCCCGCCGATGCCAAAGACGGCTTCGAGGTGCGTCGTGGAGGCGTCCCGGGGCGCGCACGTGTTCGAGGTCGCCGACTACAGCCTACACAAAGGCATCGGCGTCGGCCGCTCCATCCGCTCAGCCACCTTCGACGTCGGCGGCTACGAGTGGTCCGTCCTCTTCTACCCAGACGGGAAAGCTGAGAATGCCGAGGACTGCGTCGCCGTGGGGCTCGAGCTCATGACGGCCGACGCCGGCGTGGTCAGGGCGTCCTACCAGTTCGGCCTCATCAGCCAGACCACCGGGGAGCCCTGGTTCGTCGCGGAATCCCGCACGGTGGAGTTCCACACCCACACGATATGGTCCAGGCGCGATCTCATGAAGAGGAACCAGCTGGAGGCGTCCCAGTACCTCCGCGACGACCGCCTCGCCATCCAGTGCGCGGTCACCGTGGTCAAGGAGACGCGAGTGTTGGAGGCCCGGGCGGTGCCAGAGATCGACGTGCCTCCGTCGGACTTGGTCGCGGACATGGGCAGGTTGCTGGACCAAGGAGACGGGGCGGACATCACCTTCGAGGTCCAGGGGGAGAGCTTCCCGGCGCACAGGACGGTGCTCGCGTCAAGGTCGCAGGTTTTCAGGGCTGAGCTCCATGGGCAGATGAAGGAGAGGAGCGTGGACCGCATCGTCATCAGCGATATGCAACCAGCGGTGTTCAGGGCCCTGCTTCGTTTCATCTACACCGATGCCTTGCCGCCGATGGATGATCTCAGTAAAGACGACAGCTTGGAGATCACCCGTCATCTGCTCGTCGCTGccgatcggtacgccatggaaAGGCTCAAGCTCATTTGTGCTCAGATCCTTTCCAAGAGCCTTGACGTGGAGAGTGTGACTACCACATTGGCTCTAGCTGACAGGCATAACTGCAGTGGGCTCAAAGATGCCTGCATTGAGTTTATCATCTCGTCCAACAAGATGGATGATGTGACCAAAACCCAAGGGTTCGCAAACCTCAAAAGATCTTGCCCTTGTGTTTTGGTAGAGGTACTGGAGAAGGCAGGTAAGTTGCGTAAAATATAG
- the LOC8072184 gene encoding protein NRT1/ PTR FAMILY 4.3 has product MDDAERSLQLQAPESSVDWRGRPCHQQRHGGMRAAVFILVFQASQTAALAAVGSNLITFVFGELHFPLSQAANVVTNFVGTVFILSPLGGFLSDSYAGCFWTLLAFAAAELAGLVLLAVQAHLPQLKSAPCNMLTMAGSCEPASGSKAAIFFVALYLVALGTGCVMPNMTTYGGDQFAGAAAEKDASKRLSTYFNLSYFGYCVAEVVALTAVVWAQTRFGMAVGFGLAAAALGAGLVTLVSGAVLYRNKPPRGSVIFTPIARVFVAAFSKRKQICPSGSSNPAHTAAGDPAVVDGDGDFRHANKFRFLDKACIRDAADTVPESEWRLCTAAEVQQTKTLLAVLPIVACTIVTNTVLAQLQTFSVQQGSVMDTRLAPGSSSSFRIPPASLQAIPYAMLLALVPAYELLLVPLMRRLTGTRSGITPLQRIGVGLCLVALSMASAAAVERRRRDAALSSRQLSVLWLVPQFFVFGVSELFTNVGLMEFFYKQAATAGTMQMQAFFMAFFYCSFSFGFFLSSVLVSLVNRVTASGGRRGWLGDNDLNKDRLDLFYWVLAALSVLNFFCYLLCARWYNSGAGGSETDEAVAPGEIASEEEDDDKGLI; this is encoded by the exons ATGGACGACGCAGAGAGATCCCTGCAGCTGCAGGCGCCGGAGAGCTCCGTCGACTGGCGCGGCCGGCCGTGCCACCAGCAACGCCACGGCGGGATGCGCGCCGCCGTCTTCATCCTAG TGTTCCAGGCGTCGCAGACGGCGGCGCTGGCGGCGGTGGGGAGCAACCTCATCACCTTCGTCTTCGGCGAGCTGCACTTCCCGCTGTCGCAGGCCGCCAACGTGGTCACCAACTTCGTCGGCACCGTCTTCATCCTCTCCCCGCTCGGAGGCTTCCTCTCCGACTCCTACGCCGGATGCTTCTGGACGCTGCTCGCATtcgccgccgccgagctcgcc GGCCTGGTATTACTGGCAGTACAAGCACACCTTCCACAGCTCAAGTCGGCACCGTGCAACATGCTGACAATGGCGGGCAGCTGCGAGCCCGCCAGTGGGTCCAAGGCCGCCATCTTCTTCGTGGCGCTGTACCTGGTGGCGCTCGGCACCGGCTGCGTCATGCCCAACATGACCACGTACGGCGGCGACCAgttcgccggcgccgccgcggagAAGGATGCCAGCAAGAGGCTCTCCACCTACTTCAACCTGTCCTACTTCGGCTACTGCGTCGCTGAGGTCGTCGCGCTCACCGCGGTGGTCTGGGCGCAGACGCGCTTCGGGATGGCCGTCGGCTtcggcctcgccgccgccgccctgggCGCCGGCCTCGTCACCCTCGTCTCCGGCGCGGTGTTATACCGGAACAAGCCTCCCCGGGGCAGCGTCATCTTTACTCCTATTGCAAGG GTTTTCGTGGCTGCATTCAGCAAGAGGAAGCAAATCTGCCCTTCCGGCTCCTCCAATCCTGCCCACACTGCAGCCGGAGATCCGGCTGtcgtcgacggcgacggcgacttcCGCCACGCCAACAAGTTCAG GTTCTTGGACAAGGCGTGCATCAGGGACGCGGCGGACACGGTGCCGGAGAGCGAGTGGCGGCTGTGCACCGCGGCGGAGGTGCAGCAGACCAAGACCCTCCTAGCGGTGCTGCCCATCGTGGCGTGCACCATCGTCACCAACACCGTGCTGGCGCAGCTGCAGACGTTCTCGGTGCAGCAGGGGAGCGTCATGGACACCAGGCTAGCGccgggctcctcctcctcgttccGCATCCCGCCGGCGTCGCTGCAGGCCATCCCCTACGCCATGTTGCTGGCGCTGGTCCCGGCCTACGAGCTCCTGCTCGTGCCGCTCATGCGGAGGCTCACGGGCACGCGGTCCGGGATCACCCCGCTCCAGCGCATCGGCGTCGGCCTCTGCCTCGTCGCGCTGTCCATGGCCTCCGCCGCGGCCGTCGAGCGGAGGCGCCGTGACGCCGCCTTGTCGTCCAGGCAGCTGTCCGTGCTCTGGCTCGTGCCGCAGTTCTTCGTCTTCGGCGTGTCGGAGCTGTTCACCAACGTGGGGCTCATGGAGTTCTTCTACAAGCAGGCGGCGACCGCAGGCACGATGCAGATGCAGGCCTTCTTCATGGCATTCTTCTACTGCTCCTTCTCGTTCGGGTTCTTCCTCAGCTCCGTGCTCGTCTCGCTGGTGAACAGGGTCACGGCGAGCGGCGGCCGCCGGGGATGGCTCGGCGACAATGACCTTAACAAGGACAGGCTGGACCTCTTCTACTGGGTGCTCGCCGCGCTCAGCGTGCTCAATTTCTTCTGCTACCTATTGTGTGCCAGGTGGTATAATTCGGGTGCCGGCGGCTCTGAAACTGATGAAGCTGTTGCCCCCGGCGAGATCGCCTCTGAGGAGGAAGACGATGACAAGGGGCTCATCTGA
- the LOC8072182 gene encoding BTB/POZ and MATH domain-containing protein 2 — MAGRTPTSSTRTVATRSTCTPVIQHGSHVFDIMGYSVHKAMGSGLSISSGIFSVGGHDWSIVFFPNNPIYSVDDGGGAVQPCISVYLALMSKGAKVLASCDLGLVDHTTGLPSSFHRTPEPREFRYGDGSMYFPQTTAAAFMDSAQLEASAYLHDDRLTIHCDIAVIKKPSVFTGNTFAGRLEAPPPPNITEHLAKLLETGEGADVTFVVGGETFVAHKFLLAARSPVLRAELCGPMREAATQHVTVDDVQPDVFRALLHFIYTDSLPPDRGDTDNRMIQHLLVAANRYDVERLKLICQGILCDNLDPGNVATTLALAYHYNCPKLKNLCFQLITDPNTMEAVKATPGYKDLKTNYPCILADALEFKTSNNLRKK; from the exons ATGGCAGGGCGCACGCCGACATCGTCGACGAGGACGGTGGCGACGAGGTCTACGTGCACCCCAGTCATACAGCACGGCTCGCACGTGTTCGATATCATGGGGTACAGCGTACACAAGGCCATGGGCAGCGGTCTGTCCATCTCGTCCGGCATCTTCTCCGTCGGCGGCCATGACTGGAGCATCGTCTTCTTCCCCAACAACCCCATCTACAGCGTCGACGACGGAGGAGGAGCCGTCCAGCCCTGCATCTCGGTCTACCTAGCTCTCATGAGCAAGGGCGCCAAGGTATTGGCCTCCTGCGACCTCGGCCTGGTCGACCACACCACCGGGCTGCCGTCGTCCTTCCACAGGACACCGGAGCCGAGGGAGTTCCGGTACGGCGACGGCAGCATGTACTTCCCgcagacgacggcggcggccttCATGGACTCCGCCCAGCTCGAGGCGTCCGCCTACCTCCACGACGACCGCCTCACCATCCACTGCGACATCGCCGTCATCAAGAAACCAAGCGTGTTCACCGGGAACACGTTCGCGGGCAGGCTcgaggcgccgccgccgcccaacaTCACGGAGCACCTTGCAAAGCTGCTGGAAACGGGAGAGGGCGCAGATGTCACtttcgtcgtcggcggcgagacGTTCGTCGCGCACAAGTTCTTGCTCGCGGCGCGGTCGCCGGTGCTGAGGGCGGAGCTGTGTGGGCCGATGAGGGAGGCGGCGACGCAGCATGTCACCGTCGACGACGTGCAGCCTGATGTCTTTAGGGCACTGCTGCATTTCATCTACACCGACTCCCTGCCGCCGGATAGGGGTGAT ACTGACAACCGGATGATCCAGCATCTGCTTGTGGCTGCAAATAGGTACGATGTGGAGAGACTGAAACTGATATGCCAGGGCATCCTCTGTGACAATCTTGATCCGGGGAACGTGGCGACCACGTTGGCTTTAGCTTATCATTATAACTGTCCTAAGCTGAAAAATTTATGTTTTCAGCTTATCACTGATCCAAATACCATGGAAGCAGTCAAGGCAACCCCAGGTTATAAGGATCTCAAGACGAACTACCCTTGTATCCTAGCAGATGCACTTGAGTTCAAGACCAGTAATAATTTGCGTAAAAAGTGA